In one window of Helianthus annuus cultivar XRQ/B chromosome 17, HanXRQr2.0-SUNRISE, whole genome shotgun sequence DNA:
- the LOC110926487 gene encoding alanine--tRNA ligase, chloroplastic/mitochondrial isoform X2, translating into MEASKLPCSFAPFPSRPKCHFPISPARAPGHAAFRNYKHSSLISRNKSARGAIQNAAAAAAGLTTPVQALTEEEEETSGNSIRRRFLEFYAARGHKILPSSSLVPDDPTVLLTIAGMLQFKPVFLGKVARQVPSATTSQRCVRTNDIENVGRTSRHHTFFEMLGNFSFGDYFKKEAIKWAWELSTVEYGLPADNLWISVYEDDEETYAIWHDEIGVPADRIKKMGEEDNFWTSGATGPCGPCSEIYYDFHPERGQHSAVDLNDDTRFIEFYNLVFMQFNKKDDGSLEPLKQKNIDTGMGLERMARILQKVPNNYETDLIFPIIEKVSELANVSYARADDSTKTKLKVIGDHMRAIVYLISDGVFPSNIGRGYVVRRLIRRAVRTGRLLDIRGDENGNLEGAFLPIVAEKVIDLSSEIDPDLKSRKSRILEELKREELRFVVTLERGEKLLDEMLDDALGKAKVNNADPFLSGKDAFLLYDTYGFPVEITMEVADERGVSIDMSCFDIEMENQRRQSQAAHNTVKLTVENGSELTENIPDTEFIGYDTLYSKAVIKGLLLSGKPVVEVSQGNEVEVLLDRTPFYAESGGQIGDRGVLKVNNTAVIEIADVQKSLGNIFVHKGVIKEGIVAVGREVEAAVDAKLRQRAKVHHTATHLLQAALKKVIGQETSQAGSLVAFERLRFDFNFHRQLLDHELTKIEDLINEWIGDATALQTKVMPIADAKSAGAIAMFGEKYGEEVRVVNVPGVSMELCGGTHVSNTSEIRGFKIISEQGISSGVRRIEAVAGDAFIEYVSERDNYMKQLCSTLKVKAEEVPARVGAIMEELRMVKTEVSAARAKTAVYKASVLANKAFHVGTTTQIRVVVELMDDTDADSLKCAAEHLVDVLQDPAAIILGSFPGEDKVSLVAAFSPSVVSMGIQAGKFIGPIAKMCGGGGGGRPNFAQAGGRKPENLSSALEKAKTDLVSVLSKKAS; encoded by the exons ATGGAAGCATCCAAGCTTCCATGCTCATTTGCCCCGTTTCCATCTCGTCCCAAATGCCACTTTCCTATTTCCCCAGCCCGAGCCCCAG GTCATGCAGCTTTCAGGAATTACAAACACTCGAGTTTAATCTCCAGAAATAAGAGTGCCCGGGGGGCCATACAGAATGctgcagcagcagcagcaggttTAACAA CTCCGGTACAAGCCCTCacagaggaggaggaggagacAAGTGGGAATTCTATCCGCAGGCGGTTTCTTGAATTTTATGCTGCAAGAGGTCATAAGATTCTTCCAAGCTCTTCCCTTGTGCCTGATGATCCTACTGTCCTCCTCACTATTGCTGGCATGCTTCAGTTCAAGCCTGTTTTTCTTGGAAAG GTGGCCAGGCAAGTACCATCTGCTACTACTTCTCAACGGTGTGTACGTACCAATGATATTGAAAACGTTGGCAGAACATCTCGACACCATACCTTTTTTGAGATGCTCGGGAATTTTAGTTTCGGTGATTACTTCAAGAAGGAAGCAATCAAGTGGGCTTGGGAACTCTCAACCGTAGA ATATGGATTGCCTGCAGACAACTTATGGATTAGTGtctatgaagatgatgaagaaaccTATGCAATATGGCATGATGAG ATAGGTGTTCCGGCAGATCGCATAAAGAAGATGGGTGAAGAAGACAACTTTTGGACAAGTGGTGCCACGGGTCCTTGTGGTCCCTGCTCAGAGATCTACTATGATTTCCATCCCGAGAGGGGACAACACTCAGCCGTT GATTTGAATGATGATACAAGGTTTATAGAGTTCTACAATCTCGTGTTCATGCAATTCAACAAAAAAGATGACGGTTCTCTAGAGCCCCTGAAACAAAAGAATATAGATACAGGTATGGGCTTAGAACGCATGGCCCGCATCTTGCAAAAG GTTCCCAACAATTATGAAACGGATTTGATCTTCCCGATTATAGAAAAAGTCTCGGAACTGGCAAATGTCTCGTACGCACGTGCAGACGATTCTACAAAAACAAAACTCAAA GTTATCGGTGATCACATGAGGGCGATTGTTTATCTCATATCAGACGGTGTTTTCCCATCAAATATTGGTAGGGGTTATGTGGTGAGACGGCTCATTAGGCGGGCTGTACGTACGGGAAGATTACTCGATATAAGAGGAGATGAAAACGGCAACCTCGAAGGGGCATTTTTGCCAATTGTTGCTGAAAAAGTTATAGATTTAAGTAGTGAAATCGACCCCGATTTAAAATCTAGAAAATCCCGTATTCTTGAAGAGTTAAAAAGAGAGGAGTTACGTTTTGTGGTAACCTTAGAAAGAGGAGAGAAGCTTCTAGATGAAATGTTGGATGATGCGTTAGGAAAAGCGAAAGTAAACAATGCCGACCCGTTTTTATCGGGAAAAGATGCTTTCCTTTTGTACGACACTTACGGTTTTCCAGTTGAAATAACTATGGAAGTAGCTGATGAACGTGGGGTTTCTATCGACATGAGTTGCTTTGATATCGAAATGGAAAATCAAAGGCGACAATCACAAGCTGCACATAATACTGTCAAACTCACAGTCGAAAACGGGTCAGAGCTGACCGAAAACATTCCCGACACGGAGTTTATCGGTTACGATACCCTTTATTCTAAAGCAGTCATCAAGGGTCTTCTGTTGAGTGGGAAACCGGTTGTGGAGGTTTCTCAAGGAAATGAAGTTGAAGTTTTACTGGATCGTACGCCTTTTTATGCTGAATCCGGCGGTCAAATTGGAGACCGTGGGGTCCTAAAAGTCAACAATACCGCTGTTATAGAGATAGCTGATGTCCAAAAGTCTTTAGGAAACATATTTGTTCACAAAGGTGTGATAAAAGAAGGAATTGTTGCAGTTGGTAGAGAAGTTGAAGCTGCAGTTGATGCAAAACTCAGGCAACGGGCAAAG GTCCATCATACTGCTACTCATTTGCTACAAGCAGCGCTTAAGAAAGTGATAGGACAAGAGACATCACAAGCTGGATCATTGGTGGCGTTTGAACGACTAAGATTTGATTTCAACTTCCACCGACAGCTTCTTGATCATGAGTTAACAAAAATCGAAGATTTAATCAATGAATGGATTGGAGATGCTACTGCTCTACAAACTAAAGTGATGCCCATTGCTGATGCTAAAAGTGCTGGGGCTATAGCAATGTTTGGAGAAAAATATGGCGAAGAG GTACGTGTTGTAAATGTTCCAGGTGTATCAATGGAACTCTGTGGTGGCACACATGTTAGTAATACTTCAGAGATTCGTGGCTTCAAGATAATTTCAGAACAAGGGATATCCTCGGGAGTAAGACGTATAGAAGCCGTTGCAGGTGATGCTTTTATCGAATACGTTAGTGAGCGGGATAACTACATGAAGCAGCTTTGCTCCACACTCAAA GTAAAGGCAGAAGAAGTACCCGCAAGGGTAGGGGCGATTATGGAAGAACTAAGGATGGTAAAAACCGAAGTTTCAGCCGCCCGTGCAAAAACGGCAGTTTATAAGGCATCAGTGCTCGCAAACAAGGCATTTCATGTTGGGACTACCACACAAATCAG GGTGGTCGTTGAATTAATGGACGATACGGATGCGGATTCACTTAAATGTGCGGCTGAACATCTTGTTGATGTTTTACAAGATCCGGCAGCAATAATTTTGGGGTCGTTTCCGGGTGAAGATAAAGTGAGTTTAGTGGCTGCATTTAGTCCTTCAGTAGTTAGTATGGGGATCCAAGCTGGGAAATTCATAGGGCCCATAGCAAAAATGTGCGGAGGAGGAGGTGGTGGCCGCCCAAATTTTGCTCAGGCGGGTGGAAGGAAGCCAGAGAATTTGTCAAGTGCGCTCGAAAAAGCAAAAACCGATCTTGTTTCGGTTTTATCCAAGAAAGCAAGCTAA
- the LOC110926487 gene encoding alanine--tRNA ligase, chloroplastic/mitochondrial isoform X1, whose protein sequence is MEASKLPCSFAPFPSRPKCHFPISPARAPGHAAFRNYKHSSLISRNKSARGAIQNAAAAAAGLTTAPVQALTEEEEETSGNSIRRRFLEFYAARGHKILPSSSLVPDDPTVLLTIAGMLQFKPVFLGKVARQVPSATTSQRCVRTNDIENVGRTSRHHTFFEMLGNFSFGDYFKKEAIKWAWELSTVEYGLPADNLWISVYEDDEETYAIWHDEIGVPADRIKKMGEEDNFWTSGATGPCGPCSEIYYDFHPERGQHSAVDLNDDTRFIEFYNLVFMQFNKKDDGSLEPLKQKNIDTGMGLERMARILQKVPNNYETDLIFPIIEKVSELANVSYARADDSTKTKLKVIGDHMRAIVYLISDGVFPSNIGRGYVVRRLIRRAVRTGRLLDIRGDENGNLEGAFLPIVAEKVIDLSSEIDPDLKSRKSRILEELKREELRFVVTLERGEKLLDEMLDDALGKAKVNNADPFLSGKDAFLLYDTYGFPVEITMEVADERGVSIDMSCFDIEMENQRRQSQAAHNTVKLTVENGSELTENIPDTEFIGYDTLYSKAVIKGLLLSGKPVVEVSQGNEVEVLLDRTPFYAESGGQIGDRGVLKVNNTAVIEIADVQKSLGNIFVHKGVIKEGIVAVGREVEAAVDAKLRQRAKVHHTATHLLQAALKKVIGQETSQAGSLVAFERLRFDFNFHRQLLDHELTKIEDLINEWIGDATALQTKVMPIADAKSAGAIAMFGEKYGEEVRVVNVPGVSMELCGGTHVSNTSEIRGFKIISEQGISSGVRRIEAVAGDAFIEYVSERDNYMKQLCSTLKVKAEEVPARVGAIMEELRMVKTEVSAARAKTAVYKASVLANKAFHVGTTTQIRVVVELMDDTDADSLKCAAEHLVDVLQDPAAIILGSFPGEDKVSLVAAFSPSVVSMGIQAGKFIGPIAKMCGGGGGGRPNFAQAGGRKPENLSSALEKAKTDLVSVLSKKAS, encoded by the exons ATGGAAGCATCCAAGCTTCCATGCTCATTTGCCCCGTTTCCATCTCGTCCCAAATGCCACTTTCCTATTTCCCCAGCCCGAGCCCCAG GTCATGCAGCTTTCAGGAATTACAAACACTCGAGTTTAATCTCCAGAAATAAGAGTGCCCGGGGGGCCATACAGAATGctgcagcagcagcagcaggttTAACAA CAGCTCCGGTACAAGCCCTCacagaggaggaggaggagacAAGTGGGAATTCTATCCGCAGGCGGTTTCTTGAATTTTATGCTGCAAGAGGTCATAAGATTCTTCCAAGCTCTTCCCTTGTGCCTGATGATCCTACTGTCCTCCTCACTATTGCTGGCATGCTTCAGTTCAAGCCTGTTTTTCTTGGAAAG GTGGCCAGGCAAGTACCATCTGCTACTACTTCTCAACGGTGTGTACGTACCAATGATATTGAAAACGTTGGCAGAACATCTCGACACCATACCTTTTTTGAGATGCTCGGGAATTTTAGTTTCGGTGATTACTTCAAGAAGGAAGCAATCAAGTGGGCTTGGGAACTCTCAACCGTAGA ATATGGATTGCCTGCAGACAACTTATGGATTAGTGtctatgaagatgatgaagaaaccTATGCAATATGGCATGATGAG ATAGGTGTTCCGGCAGATCGCATAAAGAAGATGGGTGAAGAAGACAACTTTTGGACAAGTGGTGCCACGGGTCCTTGTGGTCCCTGCTCAGAGATCTACTATGATTTCCATCCCGAGAGGGGACAACACTCAGCCGTT GATTTGAATGATGATACAAGGTTTATAGAGTTCTACAATCTCGTGTTCATGCAATTCAACAAAAAAGATGACGGTTCTCTAGAGCCCCTGAAACAAAAGAATATAGATACAGGTATGGGCTTAGAACGCATGGCCCGCATCTTGCAAAAG GTTCCCAACAATTATGAAACGGATTTGATCTTCCCGATTATAGAAAAAGTCTCGGAACTGGCAAATGTCTCGTACGCACGTGCAGACGATTCTACAAAAACAAAACTCAAA GTTATCGGTGATCACATGAGGGCGATTGTTTATCTCATATCAGACGGTGTTTTCCCATCAAATATTGGTAGGGGTTATGTGGTGAGACGGCTCATTAGGCGGGCTGTACGTACGGGAAGATTACTCGATATAAGAGGAGATGAAAACGGCAACCTCGAAGGGGCATTTTTGCCAATTGTTGCTGAAAAAGTTATAGATTTAAGTAGTGAAATCGACCCCGATTTAAAATCTAGAAAATCCCGTATTCTTGAAGAGTTAAAAAGAGAGGAGTTACGTTTTGTGGTAACCTTAGAAAGAGGAGAGAAGCTTCTAGATGAAATGTTGGATGATGCGTTAGGAAAAGCGAAAGTAAACAATGCCGACCCGTTTTTATCGGGAAAAGATGCTTTCCTTTTGTACGACACTTACGGTTTTCCAGTTGAAATAACTATGGAAGTAGCTGATGAACGTGGGGTTTCTATCGACATGAGTTGCTTTGATATCGAAATGGAAAATCAAAGGCGACAATCACAAGCTGCACATAATACTGTCAAACTCACAGTCGAAAACGGGTCAGAGCTGACCGAAAACATTCCCGACACGGAGTTTATCGGTTACGATACCCTTTATTCTAAAGCAGTCATCAAGGGTCTTCTGTTGAGTGGGAAACCGGTTGTGGAGGTTTCTCAAGGAAATGAAGTTGAAGTTTTACTGGATCGTACGCCTTTTTATGCTGAATCCGGCGGTCAAATTGGAGACCGTGGGGTCCTAAAAGTCAACAATACCGCTGTTATAGAGATAGCTGATGTCCAAAAGTCTTTAGGAAACATATTTGTTCACAAAGGTGTGATAAAAGAAGGAATTGTTGCAGTTGGTAGAGAAGTTGAAGCTGCAGTTGATGCAAAACTCAGGCAACGGGCAAAG GTCCATCATACTGCTACTCATTTGCTACAAGCAGCGCTTAAGAAAGTGATAGGACAAGAGACATCACAAGCTGGATCATTGGTGGCGTTTGAACGACTAAGATTTGATTTCAACTTCCACCGACAGCTTCTTGATCATGAGTTAACAAAAATCGAAGATTTAATCAATGAATGGATTGGAGATGCTACTGCTCTACAAACTAAAGTGATGCCCATTGCTGATGCTAAAAGTGCTGGGGCTATAGCAATGTTTGGAGAAAAATATGGCGAAGAG GTACGTGTTGTAAATGTTCCAGGTGTATCAATGGAACTCTGTGGTGGCACACATGTTAGTAATACTTCAGAGATTCGTGGCTTCAAGATAATTTCAGAACAAGGGATATCCTCGGGAGTAAGACGTATAGAAGCCGTTGCAGGTGATGCTTTTATCGAATACGTTAGTGAGCGGGATAACTACATGAAGCAGCTTTGCTCCACACTCAAA GTAAAGGCAGAAGAAGTACCCGCAAGGGTAGGGGCGATTATGGAAGAACTAAGGATGGTAAAAACCGAAGTTTCAGCCGCCCGTGCAAAAACGGCAGTTTATAAGGCATCAGTGCTCGCAAACAAGGCATTTCATGTTGGGACTACCACACAAATCAG GGTGGTCGTTGAATTAATGGACGATACGGATGCGGATTCACTTAAATGTGCGGCTGAACATCTTGTTGATGTTTTACAAGATCCGGCAGCAATAATTTTGGGGTCGTTTCCGGGTGAAGATAAAGTGAGTTTAGTGGCTGCATTTAGTCCTTCAGTAGTTAGTATGGGGATCCAAGCTGGGAAATTCATAGGGCCCATAGCAAAAATGTGCGGAGGAGGAGGTGGTGGCCGCCCAAATTTTGCTCAGGCGGGTGGAAGGAAGCCAGAGAATTTGTCAAGTGCGCTCGAAAAAGCAAAAACCGATCTTGTTTCGGTTTTATCCAAGAAAGCAAGCTAA
- the LOC110926487 gene encoding alanine--tRNA ligase, chloroplastic/mitochondrial isoform X7 yields MEASKLPCSFAPFPSRPKCHFPISPARAPAFRNYKHSSLISRNKSARGAIQNAAAAAAAPVQALTEEEEETSGNSIRRRFLEFYAARGHKILPSSSLVPDDPTVLLTIAGMLQFKPVFLGKVARQVPSATTSQRCVRTNDIENVGRTSRHHTFFEMLGNFSFGDYFKKEAIKWAWELSTVEYGLPADNLWISVYEDDEETYAIWHDEIGVPADRIKKMGEEDNFWTSGATGPCGPCSEIYYDFHPERGQHSAVDLNDDTRFIEFYNLVFMQFNKKDDGSLEPLKQKNIDTGMGLERMARILQKVPNNYETDLIFPIIEKVSELANVSYARADDSTKTKLKVIGDHMRAIVYLISDGVFPSNIGRGYVVRRLIRRAVRTGRLLDIRGDENGNLEGAFLPIVAEKVIDLSSEIDPDLKSRKSRILEELKREELRFVVTLERGEKLLDEMLDDALGKAKVNNADPFLSGKDAFLLYDTYGFPVEITMEVADERGVSIDMSCFDIEMENQRRQSQAAHNTVKLTVENGSELTENIPDTEFIGYDTLYSKAVIKGLLLSGKPVVEVSQGNEVEVLLDRTPFYAESGGQIGDRGVLKVNNTAVIEIADVQKSLGNIFVHKGVIKEGIVAVGREVEAAVDAKLRQRAKVHHTATHLLQAALKKVIGQETSQAGSLVAFERLRFDFNFHRQLLDHELTKIEDLINEWIGDATALQTKVMPIADAKSAGAIAMFGEKYGEEVRVVNVPGVSMELCGGTHVSNTSEIRGFKIISEQGISSGVRRIEAVAGDAFIEYVSERDNYMKQLCSTLKVKAEEVPARVGAIMEELRMVKTEVSAARAKTAVYKASVLANKAFHVGTTTQIRVVVELMDDTDADSLKCAAEHLVDVLQDPAAIILGSFPGEDKVSLVAAFSPSVVSMGIQAGKFIGPIAKMCGGGGGGRPNFAQAGGRKPENLSSALEKAKTDLVSVLSKKAS; encoded by the exons ATGGAAGCATCCAAGCTTCCATGCTCATTTGCCCCGTTTCCATCTCGTCCCAAATGCCACTTTCCTATTTCCCCAGCCCGAGCCCCAG CTTTCAGGAATTACAAACACTCGAGTTTAATCTCCAGAAATAAGAGTGCCCGGGGGGCCATACAGAATGctgcagcagcagcagcag CTCCGGTACAAGCCCTCacagaggaggaggaggagacAAGTGGGAATTCTATCCGCAGGCGGTTTCTTGAATTTTATGCTGCAAGAGGTCATAAGATTCTTCCAAGCTCTTCCCTTGTGCCTGATGATCCTACTGTCCTCCTCACTATTGCTGGCATGCTTCAGTTCAAGCCTGTTTTTCTTGGAAAG GTGGCCAGGCAAGTACCATCTGCTACTACTTCTCAACGGTGTGTACGTACCAATGATATTGAAAACGTTGGCAGAACATCTCGACACCATACCTTTTTTGAGATGCTCGGGAATTTTAGTTTCGGTGATTACTTCAAGAAGGAAGCAATCAAGTGGGCTTGGGAACTCTCAACCGTAGA ATATGGATTGCCTGCAGACAACTTATGGATTAGTGtctatgaagatgatgaagaaaccTATGCAATATGGCATGATGAG ATAGGTGTTCCGGCAGATCGCATAAAGAAGATGGGTGAAGAAGACAACTTTTGGACAAGTGGTGCCACGGGTCCTTGTGGTCCCTGCTCAGAGATCTACTATGATTTCCATCCCGAGAGGGGACAACACTCAGCCGTT GATTTGAATGATGATACAAGGTTTATAGAGTTCTACAATCTCGTGTTCATGCAATTCAACAAAAAAGATGACGGTTCTCTAGAGCCCCTGAAACAAAAGAATATAGATACAGGTATGGGCTTAGAACGCATGGCCCGCATCTTGCAAAAG GTTCCCAACAATTATGAAACGGATTTGATCTTCCCGATTATAGAAAAAGTCTCGGAACTGGCAAATGTCTCGTACGCACGTGCAGACGATTCTACAAAAACAAAACTCAAA GTTATCGGTGATCACATGAGGGCGATTGTTTATCTCATATCAGACGGTGTTTTCCCATCAAATATTGGTAGGGGTTATGTGGTGAGACGGCTCATTAGGCGGGCTGTACGTACGGGAAGATTACTCGATATAAGAGGAGATGAAAACGGCAACCTCGAAGGGGCATTTTTGCCAATTGTTGCTGAAAAAGTTATAGATTTAAGTAGTGAAATCGACCCCGATTTAAAATCTAGAAAATCCCGTATTCTTGAAGAGTTAAAAAGAGAGGAGTTACGTTTTGTGGTAACCTTAGAAAGAGGAGAGAAGCTTCTAGATGAAATGTTGGATGATGCGTTAGGAAAAGCGAAAGTAAACAATGCCGACCCGTTTTTATCGGGAAAAGATGCTTTCCTTTTGTACGACACTTACGGTTTTCCAGTTGAAATAACTATGGAAGTAGCTGATGAACGTGGGGTTTCTATCGACATGAGTTGCTTTGATATCGAAATGGAAAATCAAAGGCGACAATCACAAGCTGCACATAATACTGTCAAACTCACAGTCGAAAACGGGTCAGAGCTGACCGAAAACATTCCCGACACGGAGTTTATCGGTTACGATACCCTTTATTCTAAAGCAGTCATCAAGGGTCTTCTGTTGAGTGGGAAACCGGTTGTGGAGGTTTCTCAAGGAAATGAAGTTGAAGTTTTACTGGATCGTACGCCTTTTTATGCTGAATCCGGCGGTCAAATTGGAGACCGTGGGGTCCTAAAAGTCAACAATACCGCTGTTATAGAGATAGCTGATGTCCAAAAGTCTTTAGGAAACATATTTGTTCACAAAGGTGTGATAAAAGAAGGAATTGTTGCAGTTGGTAGAGAAGTTGAAGCTGCAGTTGATGCAAAACTCAGGCAACGGGCAAAG GTCCATCATACTGCTACTCATTTGCTACAAGCAGCGCTTAAGAAAGTGATAGGACAAGAGACATCACAAGCTGGATCATTGGTGGCGTTTGAACGACTAAGATTTGATTTCAACTTCCACCGACAGCTTCTTGATCATGAGTTAACAAAAATCGAAGATTTAATCAATGAATGGATTGGAGATGCTACTGCTCTACAAACTAAAGTGATGCCCATTGCTGATGCTAAAAGTGCTGGGGCTATAGCAATGTTTGGAGAAAAATATGGCGAAGAG GTACGTGTTGTAAATGTTCCAGGTGTATCAATGGAACTCTGTGGTGGCACACATGTTAGTAATACTTCAGAGATTCGTGGCTTCAAGATAATTTCAGAACAAGGGATATCCTCGGGAGTAAGACGTATAGAAGCCGTTGCAGGTGATGCTTTTATCGAATACGTTAGTGAGCGGGATAACTACATGAAGCAGCTTTGCTCCACACTCAAA GTAAAGGCAGAAGAAGTACCCGCAAGGGTAGGGGCGATTATGGAAGAACTAAGGATGGTAAAAACCGAAGTTTCAGCCGCCCGTGCAAAAACGGCAGTTTATAAGGCATCAGTGCTCGCAAACAAGGCATTTCATGTTGGGACTACCACACAAATCAG GGTGGTCGTTGAATTAATGGACGATACGGATGCGGATTCACTTAAATGTGCGGCTGAACATCTTGTTGATGTTTTACAAGATCCGGCAGCAATAATTTTGGGGTCGTTTCCGGGTGAAGATAAAGTGAGTTTAGTGGCTGCATTTAGTCCTTCAGTAGTTAGTATGGGGATCCAAGCTGGGAAATTCATAGGGCCCATAGCAAAAATGTGCGGAGGAGGAGGTGGTGGCCGCCCAAATTTTGCTCAGGCGGGTGGAAGGAAGCCAGAGAATTTGTCAAGTGCGCTCGAAAAAGCAAAAACCGATCTTGTTTCGGTTTTATCCAAGAAAGCAAGCTAA